The Dokdonella koreensis DS-123 genome has a segment encoding these proteins:
- the folK gene encoding 2-amino-4-hydroxy-6-hydroxymethyldihydropteridine diphosphokinase has translation MKAAQTLAWVGLGSNLADPVAQVRAGLDALAALPSTDVLARSRLYRTAPWGRTDQPVFVNAVARLSTALVPLDLLDALLGIERRHGRDRNSDLRWGPRTLDLDLLLYGDRRIEHARLTIPHPRLRERAFVLVPLAELDPELSIPGDGRVQDLLAAVAEDAGACRVAD, from the coding sequence ATGAAGGCAGCGCAGACGCTGGCCTGGGTCGGTCTCGGCAGCAACCTCGCCGACCCCGTCGCGCAGGTGCGCGCGGGCCTGGATGCACTGGCAGCGCTGCCGTCGACCGACGTGCTCGCCCGGTCGCGGCTGTACCGCACGGCGCCATGGGGGCGAACCGACCAGCCCGTCTTCGTCAACGCCGTCGCGCGCCTGTCCACCGCGCTCGTGCCGCTGGATCTGCTCGATGCGCTGCTCGGGATCGAGCGCCGGCACGGGCGCGATCGCAACAGCGACCTGCGCTGGGGGCCGCGTACGCTCGACCTGGACCTGCTGCTGTACGGGGACCGTCGCATCGAGCACGCGCGACTGACGATTCCGCATCCGCGCCTGCGCGAGCGCGCCTTCGTGCTGGTGCCGCTGGCCGAGCTCGATCCGGAGCTCTCGATTCCGGGCGACGGCCGCGTGCAGGACCTGCTGGCCGCCGTCGCCGAAGATGCCGGCGCGTGCCGGGTCGCCGATTGA
- the pcnB gene encoding polynucleotide adenylyltransferase PcnB, producing the protein MNSPETNPVGDVTPHLRVIARSEHAISRKNISNGALRVLYRLNEAGYAAFLVGGAVRDLLLGGHPKDFDVATNATPEQIRSLFRNCRLIGRRFRLAHVVFGREIVEVATFRGSSDDGSGDRHVVDGRIVRDNVYGTIEEDAVRRDFTVNALYYDISDFSVRDYVGGMHDLEQRTMRLIGDPELRYREDPVRMLRAARLAAKLDFSISAEAAAPFAQLAPLLRDAAPARLFDETLKLFLAGHGLASFRTLERYGLLEEVFPATARSLAGPHADRFRGLLEATFRSTDERVRDEKGVTPAFLFAALLWQPVRDEVERLVARGTESAAAWTQAADRVMRAQVERVAVPRRFGFAIEDIWALQPRFEQRVRKRVFRLLAHPRFRAAYDFLVLRAEAEPELVELAQWWTEAQVVDQAVLAERLVTPPPAPAAGTTDTPRRKRRRGGRRKGGRGAGAPAAAGGDHAGRSGSGE; encoded by the coding sequence ATGAATTCTCCCGAAACGAATCCGGTCGGCGACGTCACGCCGCATCTGCGCGTGATCGCCCGCTCCGAGCATGCGATATCCCGCAAGAACATCTCCAACGGAGCGCTGCGCGTCCTCTACCGTCTCAACGAAGCGGGCTATGCGGCCTTCCTCGTCGGCGGCGCGGTCCGCGACCTGCTGCTGGGCGGGCATCCGAAGGACTTCGACGTCGCGACCAACGCGACGCCCGAGCAGATCCGCTCGCTGTTCCGCAACTGCCGGCTGATCGGCCGGCGCTTCCGCTTGGCGCACGTGGTGTTCGGCCGCGAGATCGTCGAGGTGGCGACCTTCCGCGGCAGCAGCGACGACGGCAGCGGCGACCGCCACGTGGTCGACGGACGCATCGTGCGCGACAACGTCTACGGCACGATCGAGGAGGACGCGGTCCGGCGCGACTTCACCGTCAACGCGCTCTACTACGACATCTCCGATTTCAGCGTCCGCGACTACGTCGGCGGGATGCATGACCTGGAGCAGCGCACGATGCGCCTGATCGGCGATCCGGAACTGCGCTATCGCGAAGATCCGGTGCGCATGCTGCGCGCGGCGCGCCTCGCGGCGAAGCTCGACTTCTCGATCTCCGCCGAGGCGGCGGCACCGTTCGCACAACTGGCGCCGCTGCTGCGCGACGCCGCACCGGCGCGCCTGTTCGACGAGACGCTCAAGCTGTTCCTGGCCGGTCACGGCCTGGCGAGCTTCCGTACGCTCGAACGGTACGGCCTGCTCGAGGAGGTCTTTCCGGCCACTGCGCGCTCGCTGGCCGGTCCGCACGCCGACCGCTTCCGCGGCCTGCTCGAGGCGACCTTCCGCAGCACCGACGAGCGCGTGCGCGACGAAAAGGGCGTGACGCCGGCGTTCCTGTTTGCGGCGCTGCTCTGGCAGCCGGTCCGCGACGAGGTGGAGCGGCTGGTCGCACGCGGCACGGAAAGCGCCGCCGCCTGGACCCAGGCGGCCGACCGGGTCATGCGCGCGCAGGTCGAGCGTGTCGCGGTCCCGCGCCGCTTCGGCTTCGCGATCGAGGACATCTGGGCCCTGCAGCCGCGCTTCGAGCAGCGCGTGCGCAAGCGCGTCTTCCGCCTGCTGGCCCACCCGCGCTTCCGGGCTGCCTACGATTTCCTGGTGCTGCGCGCCGAGGCCGAGCCCGAACTGGTCGAACTCGCGCAGTGGTGGACCGAAGCCCAGGTCGTCGATCAGGCGGTGCTGGCCGAGCGCCTCGTCACGCCGCCGCCGGCTCCGGCGGCCGGCACCACCGACACGCCGCGTCGCAAGCGTCGGCGCGGTGGCCGGCGCAAGGGCGGGCGAGGGGCCGGTGCCCCGGCTGCCGCCGGCGGCGACCACGCAGGACGGTCCGGTTCGGGGGAATGA
- the panC gene encoding pantoate--beta-alanine ligase, whose protein sequence is MEILDQVPELRAAIAAQRRAGRSIALVPTMGNLHAGHHSLIAVARRHADFVVASVFVNPTQFGPNEDFARYPRTPDADAAGLDRHGCDALFVPAVPTLYPFGSEAAVRVHVPGISDVLDGASRPGHFDGVATVVARLFNLVQPDVAVFGRKDYQQLLVIRRLVDDLAFPIRILGAPIVREASGLALSSRNQYLSPAQRDQAAAIHGVLQWMRGQVAGHATPLAAIEAEAVRQLAAAGFDPDYAVIRRGEDLGTPEPERRDGLVALVAARLGSTRLIDNLELG, encoded by the coding sequence GTGGAGATCCTCGATCAGGTGCCGGAGCTGCGCGCGGCGATCGCCGCCCAGCGCCGCGCGGGGCGGAGCATCGCGCTGGTGCCGACGATGGGCAACCTGCATGCCGGACATCATTCGCTGATCGCGGTGGCGCGCCGCCATGCCGATTTCGTCGTCGCCAGCGTCTTCGTCAATCCGACGCAGTTCGGTCCCAACGAGGACTTCGCGCGCTACCCGCGCACGCCCGATGCCGACGCGGCCGGACTGGACCGGCACGGCTGCGATGCGCTGTTCGTGCCGGCGGTCCCGACGCTTTACCCGTTCGGCAGCGAGGCGGCGGTGCGGGTGCACGTGCCCGGTATCTCGGACGTGCTGGACGGTGCCAGCCGGCCCGGCCACTTCGACGGCGTGGCGACGGTGGTTGCACGGCTGTTCAACCTCGTCCAGCCGGACGTGGCGGTGTTCGGCCGGAAGGACTACCAGCAGCTGCTGGTGATCCGCCGGCTGGTGGACGACCTGGCCTTTCCGATACGGATCCTCGGCGCACCGATCGTTCGCGAGGCGAGCGGCCTGGCACTGAGTTCCCGCAATCAGTACCTGAGCCCTGCGCAACGCGACCAGGCAGCGGCGATCCACGGCGTCCTGCAGTGGATGCGCGGGCAGGTCGCCGGTCATGCGACGCCGCTGGCGGCGATCGAGGCCGAGGCCGTCCGGCAACTGGCGGCGGCCGGGTTCGATCCGGACTATGCGGTCATCCGCCGGGGCGAGGATCTGGGCACGCCGGAGCCCGAACGCCGGGACGGCCTGGTGGCGCTGGTCGCGGCCCGGCTCGGTTCGACCCGGCTGATCGACAACCTCGAACTGGGCTGA
- the dapA gene encoding 4-hydroxy-tetrahydrodipicolinate synthase, with amino-acid sequence MNLSGSICALATPFRMQDGELPIDFEAFGRLIDHQVAGGTRALVAAGSTGEAAMLDDAEFSALVAFTVERAAGRIPVLAGTGQASTRRTIEQTRRAADAGAGAALVVTPPYVRPTQEGLYRHFMDVAEHGRLPVVLYNVPGRTACDLLPETVERLAAQGNIVAIKEARADAERMERLLAARPTTRRFAILSGDDPTCVRAMLAGADGVISVAANVAPAALQAIAEACADADRPRAEALDAALQDLYALLAAEPNPIPVKWCLARLGLGGPDLRLPLLRLSAAHHRQAERVLAACGLAEPLLATG; translated from the coding sequence TTGAACCTCTCCGGCAGTATCTGCGCGCTGGCCACGCCGTTCCGCATGCAGGACGGCGAGCTTCCCATCGATTTCGAGGCCTTCGGGCGCCTGATCGACCACCAGGTCGCCGGCGGTACGCGGGCGCTGGTCGCCGCCGGCTCCACCGGCGAGGCGGCGATGCTCGACGATGCCGAGTTCTCCGCGCTGGTGGCCTTCACGGTCGAGCGGGCCGCCGGCCGTATCCCGGTGCTGGCCGGCACCGGCCAGGCGTCGACGCGGCGCACGATCGAACAGACCCGCCGTGCCGCCGATGCCGGCGCCGGAGCGGCGCTCGTCGTCACGCCGCCGTACGTGCGGCCGACGCAGGAAGGGCTCTATCGCCACTTCATGGACGTGGCCGAGCACGGGCGCCTGCCGGTCGTGCTCTACAACGTGCCGGGGCGCACCGCCTGCGACCTGTTGCCCGAGACCGTCGAACGGCTCGCCGCGCAGGGCAACATCGTCGCCATCAAGGAAGCCCGCGCCGATGCCGAGCGGATGGAGCGCCTGCTGGCGGCGCGGCCGACGACCCGCCGGTTCGCCATTCTTTCCGGCGATGATCCGACCTGCGTCCGGGCGATGCTCGCCGGGGCCGACGGCGTGATCTCGGTGGCGGCCAATGTCGCGCCCGCCGCGCTGCAGGCGATCGCCGAGGCCTGCGCCGATGCCGACCGGCCGCGCGCCGAAGCGCTGGATGCCGCGCTGCAGGACCTCTATGCGCTGCTGGCGGCCGAACCGAACCCGATCCCCGTCAAATGGTGCCTGGCCCGGCTGGGCCTGGGCGGGCCAGACCTGCGTCTGCCGCTGCTGCGGCTGTCGGCCGCCCATCATCGTCAGGCCGAGCGCGTACTGGCCGCCTGCGGACTCGCCGAGCCGCTGCTGGCGACCGGCTGA
- a CDS encoding glycine cleavage system protein R encodes MSEIAPRPSANDNYLLINAFGKPAGSPLLAISKRITDCGCNLAEARVSTLGSELCVLALAQGSWDAIAKLENALARLDRDGGLRLGHFRTSAHQPQPNLLPYVIEVIAADKPGVLFQLAEFFAGRSISIEQLHSSRYRAMQTGADMFSAQITIGIPNTMHIAALRDDFLEFCDGLNLDAIMDPMKF; translated from the coding sequence TTGAGCGAAATCGCACCGCGTCCCTCTGCAAACGACAACTACCTGCTGATCAATGCATTCGGCAAGCCTGCCGGGTCCCCGCTGCTGGCGATCAGCAAGCGGATCACGGACTGCGGCTGCAATCTGGCCGAAGCGCGGGTTTCCACGCTCGGCAGCGAACTGTGCGTGCTGGCGCTGGCGCAGGGCTCGTGGGATGCGATCGCCAAGCTCGAGAACGCCCTGGCGCGTCTCGACCGGGACGGCGGCCTGCGCCTGGGCCATTTCCGCACCAGCGCGCACCAGCCGCAGCCCAACCTGCTGCCGTACGTGATCGAGGTCATCGCGGCCGACAAGCCCGGCGTGCTGTTCCAGCTCGCCGAGTTCTTCGCCGGTCGCAGCATCTCGATCGAGCAGCTGCATTCCTCGCGCTACCGCGCGATGCAGACCGGTGCCGACATGTTCTCCGCGCAGATCACGATCGGCATCCCCAATACGATGCACATCGCGGCGCTGCGCGACGATTTCCTCGAGTTCTGCGACGGACTGAACCTGGACGCGATCATGGATCCGATGAAATTCTGA
- the panB gene encoding 3-methyl-2-oxobutanoate hydroxymethyltransferase: protein MYAQPAAPAPRAATTVTRLREMKSRGEKIVSVTAYDAGFGAQADAAGIDMVLVGDSLGMVVQGHPSTLPVTVDQIVYHSACVARGVRQALLVTDLPFMSYRDVPTALASSARVIAEGGAAVVKLEGAGWALEVIRALSERDVAVCAHLGLTPQSVHKLGGYRVQGREAAAAEQLKADALAVEQAGADLLVLECVPSALAAEITGSLRIPTIGIGAGPDCDGQVLVLHDLLGITPGRPPRFAKNFLAGCDSVAAALTAYADAVRSGAFPGPEHGF, encoded by the coding sequence ATGTACGCTCAACCCGCCGCTCCGGCACCACGTGCGGCCACCACGGTGACCCGGCTGCGCGAGATGAAATCGCGCGGCGAGAAGATCGTCAGCGTCACCGCCTACGACGCCGGTTTCGGTGCGCAGGCCGATGCGGCCGGCATCGACATGGTGCTGGTCGGCGATTCGCTCGGCATGGTCGTCCAGGGGCATCCCAGCACGCTGCCGGTCACCGTCGACCAGATCGTCTATCACAGCGCCTGCGTGGCACGGGGCGTGCGGCAGGCGCTGCTGGTGACGGACCTGCCGTTCATGAGCTACCGCGACGTCCCGACCGCACTGGCCAGCAGCGCCCGCGTGATCGCCGAAGGTGGTGCGGCCGTGGTCAAGCTCGAAGGCGCCGGTTGGGCGCTGGAGGTGATCCGGGCCTTGTCCGAGCGCGACGTCGCCGTCTGCGCCCACCTGGGCCTCACGCCGCAGTCGGTGCACAAGCTGGGCGGGTATCGCGTCCAGGGCCGCGAGGCGGCCGCGGCCGAACAGCTCAAGGCCGACGCGCTGGCAGTCGAGCAGGCGGGGGCCGACCTGCTGGTGCTCGAATGCGTGCCGAGCGCGCTGGCCGCCGAGATCACCGGTTCGTTGCGCATCCCGACGATCGGCATCGGCGCCGGCCCCGACTGCGACGGCCAGGTGCTGGTGCTGCACGACCTGCTCGGCATCACGCCGGGCCGGCCGCCGCGGTTCGCCAAGAACTTCCTCGCCGGGTGCGACTCGGTCGCCGCCGCGCTGACGGCCTACGCCGATGCCGTGCGCAGCGGTGCGTTCCCCGGCCCCGAGCACGGGTTCTGA
- a CDS encoding PhoH family protein has protein sequence MTRGKRIYVLDTNVLMHDPTSLFRFEEHDVFVPMTVLEELDAAKKGTSEVSRNARQVSRFINELIERGNGRGIAEGLDLQLPQGLRLDRGKQAGRLYFETRPIENGAEAARKRAVPDNLILASVLHLREQRPKTPVVLVTKDINLRIKASIYGVAAEDYENDRALDDFSLLYAGHAELPVDFWDRHPELRSWSERGHTYYEVKCRKDEQWHPHECLYLPGEDDVEMRVLAIDNRKATLQILDDYVNGSHSVWGIHARNREQNFALNLLMDPDVDFVSLLGTAGSGKTLLALAAGLAQTMDQQRYREIIMTRATVSVGEDIGFLPGTEEEKMTPWMGALTDNLEVLTNPQEGGSWGRAATNDLLASRIKIRSMNFMRGRTFQNRYVIIDEAQNLTPKQMKTLITRAGPGCKMICLGNVEQIDTPYLTETTSGLTYTVDRFKTWEHSGHITLRRGERSRLADRASEML, from the coding sequence ATGACCCGAGGCAAACGCATCTACGTGCTCGACACCAACGTGCTCATGCACGACCCGACGTCGCTGTTCCGCTTCGAGGAACACGACGTGTTCGTCCCGATGACCGTACTGGAGGAACTGGACGCCGCAAAGAAGGGCACCTCGGAAGTCTCGCGCAACGCGCGCCAGGTCAGCCGGTTCATCAACGAGCTGATCGAGCGCGGCAACGGCCGCGGCATCGCCGAAGGCCTCGACCTGCAGTTGCCGCAGGGGCTTCGCCTCGACCGCGGCAAGCAGGCCGGCCGGCTGTACTTCGAAACCCGGCCGATCGAGAACGGTGCCGAAGCGGCGCGTAAGCGCGCCGTCCCCGACAACCTGATCCTCGCCTCGGTCCTGCACCTGCGCGAGCAGCGGCCCAAGACGCCGGTGGTGCTGGTCACCAAGGACATCAACCTGCGCATCAAGGCGTCGATCTACGGCGTGGCGGCGGAGGACTACGAGAACGATCGCGCGCTGGACGACTTCAGCCTGCTCTACGCCGGCCACGCCGAGCTGCCGGTCGACTTCTGGGACCGCCACCCGGAGCTGCGTTCGTGGTCCGAGCGCGGGCATACCTACTACGAGGTCAAATGCCGCAAGGACGAGCAGTGGCATCCGCACGAATGCCTCTACCTGCCCGGCGAGGACGACGTGGAGATGCGCGTCCTGGCGATCGACAACCGCAAGGCCACGCTGCAGATCCTCGACGACTACGTCAACGGCTCGCATTCGGTCTGGGGCATCCACGCCCGCAACCGTGAGCAGAACTTCGCGCTGAACCTGCTGATGGATCCGGACGTGGACTTCGTCAGCCTGCTCGGCACGGCCGGCAGCGGCAAGACGCTGCTGGCGCTCGCCGCCGGACTGGCGCAGACGATGGACCAGCAGCGCTACCGCGAGATCATCATGACGCGTGCGACCGTCTCGGTCGGCGAGGACATCGGCTTCCTGCCGGGCACGGAAGAGGAAAAGATGACGCCGTGGATGGGCGCGCTGACCGACAACCTGGAAGTGCTGACCAACCCGCAGGAAGGCGGCTCCTGGGGCCGCGCCGCGACCAACGACCTGCTCGCCTCGCGCATCAAGATCCGTTCGATGAACTTCATGCGCGGCCGCACCTTCCAGAACCGCTACGTGATCATCGACGAGGCGCAGAACCTGACGCCCAAGCAGATGAAGACGCTGATCACGCGGGCCGGCCCCGGCTGCAAGATGATCTGCCTCGGCAACGTCGAGCAGATCGACACCCCGTACCTGACCGAGACCACCTCGGGCCTCACCTACACGGTGGACCGCTTCAAGACCTGGGAGCACAGCGGCCACATCACGCTGCGCCGCGGCGAGCGGTCGCGCCTGGCCGATCGCGCCTCGGAAATGCTCTGA
- a CDS encoding isocitrate dehydrogenase, whose amino-acid sequence MNDTIAVIRGDGIGPEIMDATLEVIDALGVGLRYDFVEAGLAAQEASGELLPQATLDAIARHRVALKGPLTTPIGGGFSSLNVELRRRFDLYANVRPAITIPGTRARYDGIDIITVRENTEGAYGAEGQTLSDDGQTAHGVIKITRHGSERIIRYAFDLARRERRKKVTLVHKANIMKTTSGLFLKVGREVAAEYPDIACNEMIVDNTCMQLVMNPQQFDVIVTTNLFGDIISDLCAGLVGGLGLAPGANIGTDAAIFEAVHGSAPDIAGKGIANPCALLLGAVQMLGHLGLIEAAQRVRDAIRETIHAQDHLTPDLGGGASTREFAKAIAARAAG is encoded by the coding sequence ATGAACGACACGATCGCGGTCATCCGCGGCGATGGCATTGGTCCTGAAATCATGGATGCCACGCTGGAAGTCATCGACGCGCTGGGCGTCGGTCTCCGCTACGACTTCGTCGAGGCCGGCCTGGCCGCACAGGAGGCGTCCGGCGAACTGCTGCCGCAGGCCACGCTCGATGCGATCGCCCGCCACCGGGTCGCGCTGAAGGGACCGCTGACGACGCCGATCGGCGGTGGCTTCAGCTCACTGAACGTCGAGCTGCGCCGCCGCTTCGACCTGTACGCCAACGTGCGCCCGGCGATCACGATTCCCGGCACCCGCGCGCGCTACGACGGCATCGACATCATCACCGTCCGCGAGAACACCGAAGGCGCCTACGGCGCCGAGGGCCAGACCCTGTCGGACGACGGCCAGACCGCGCACGGCGTCATCAAGATCACCCGCCACGGCTCCGAGCGCATCATCCGCTACGCCTTCGACCTGGCGCGGCGCGAGCGGCGCAAGAAGGTCACCCTGGTGCACAAGGCCAACATCATGAAGACGACGTCCGGCCTGTTCCTCAAGGTCGGCCGCGAGGTGGCGGCCGAGTACCCGGACATCGCCTGCAACGAGATGATCGTCGACAACACCTGCATGCAGCTGGTGATGAACCCGCAGCAGTTCGACGTGATCGTGACCACCAACCTGTTCGGCGACATCATCTCGGACCTGTGCGCCGGGCTGGTCGGCGGCCTCGGGCTGGCACCCGGCGCCAACATCGGCACCGATGCCGCGATCTTCGAGGCGGTCCACGGCTCGGCGCCGGACATCGCGGGGAAGGGCATCGCCAATCCCTGCGCGCTGCTGCTCGGGGCGGTGCAGATGCTGGGTCACCTGGGCCTGATCGAAGCGGCCCAGCGCGTGCGTGACGCGATCCGCGAGACGATCCACGCGCAGGACCACCTGACGCCGGACCTCGGCGGCGGCGCCAGCACGCGCGAGTTCGCCAAGGCGATCGCGGCGCGCGCGGCGGGCTGA
- the thiD gene encoding bifunctional hydroxymethylpyrimidine kinase/phosphomethylpyrimidine kinase yields the protein MTHRFPPAPPAVLTIAGSDSGGGAGIQADLATFSAFGTHGLCAITAITAQNTRAVTGIQQVSARLLRGQIDAVFADFRVAAVKIGMLGTTTAARLVGQALAEHPHVPVVLDPVMIATSGATLAAANIVAALRRHLLARATLVTPNLPEAERLLGRTIRDRAGMRQAAHDLRALGCPAVLLKGGHRPGRKVADLLLDAAGEHWFEHPRLPGEGHGTGCTLAAAAAAGLARGQPLATAVADAIDYVHRALRSGYRPGRGPLVVLDHAVQALPRH from the coding sequence ATGACCCATCGATTCCCGCCCGCCCCTCCCGCCGTCCTGACGATCGCCGGCTCCGATTCCGGAGGCGGCGCCGGCATCCAGGCGGACCTGGCGACCTTCTCCGCCTTCGGTACCCACGGCCTGTGCGCGATCACCGCCATCACGGCCCAGAACACGCGCGCCGTCACCGGGATCCAGCAGGTCTCGGCCCGGCTGCTGCGCGGACAGATCGACGCGGTGTTCGCGGACTTCCGGGTCGCCGCCGTCAAGATCGGCATGCTCGGCACCACCACGGCGGCGCGCCTCGTCGGCCAGGCGCTGGCCGAACATCCGCACGTGCCGGTCGTGCTCGATCCGGTGATGATCGCGACCAGCGGCGCGACGCTGGCCGCGGCGAACATCGTCGCCGCGCTGCGGCGCCACCTGCTGGCGCGCGCCACCCTGGTCACCCCGAACCTGCCCGAAGCCGAGCGCCTGCTGGGCCGCACGATCCGCGACCGCGCCGGCATGCGCCAGGCCGCGCACGACCTGCGCGCGCTGGGCTGCCCGGCGGTGCTGCTCAAGGGCGGCCATCGACCGGGCCGGAAGGTCGCCGACCTGCTGCTCGACGCCGCCGGCGAGCACTGGTTCGAGCACCCGCGCCTGCCCGGCGAGGGCCACGGCACCGGCTGCACGCTGGCCGCCGCCGCCGCGGCCGGCCTCGCGCGCGGGCAACCGCTCGCCACCGCGGTGGCGGACGCGATCGACTACGTGCACCGCGCGCTGCGGAGCGGCTATCGCCCGGGGCGTGGTCCGCTGGTCGTCCTGGACCATGCCGTGCAGGCCCTCCCGCGCCACTGA
- the fdxA gene encoding ferredoxin FdxA has product MPFVVTENCIKCKYTDCVEVCPVDCFHEGPNFLVIDPEECIDCTLCEPECPANAIYPEDDVPAGQEAFIALNAELAKGWPVITERGEPPADAKEWDGKPGKLPLLER; this is encoded by the coding sequence ATGCCCTTCGTCGTCACCGAGAACTGCATCAAGTGCAAGTACACCGACTGCGTCGAGGTCTGCCCGGTGGACTGCTTCCATGAAGGCCCCAACTTCCTCGTGATCGATCCCGAGGAATGCATCGACTGCACGCTGTGCGAGCCGGAATGCCCGGCCAACGCGATCTATCCCGAGGACGACGTTCCCGCCGGGCAGGAAGCGTTCATCGCGCTCAATGCCGAGCTGGCCAAGGGCTGGCCGGTCATCACCGAGCGTGGCGAGCCGCCGGCGGACGCCAAGGAATGGGACGGCAAGCCCGGCAAGCTCCCGCTCCTCGAACGCTGA
- the grxC gene encoding glutaredoxin 3, producing MTDVEIYSTAICPYCVAAKQFLDRKGLGYREVRIDTDPAERDRMLQRSGGRRTVPQIFVNGTHVGGFDDLVAADRSGRLAHLIGE from the coding sequence ATGACCGACGTGGAAATCTATTCGACCGCGATCTGCCCGTACTGCGTCGCCGCCAAGCAGTTCCTCGACCGCAAGGGACTGGGCTACCGCGAGGTGCGGATCGATACCGACCCGGCCGAGCGCGACCGCATGCTCCAGCGCAGCGGCGGCCGGCGCACCGTGCCGCAGATCTTCGTCAACGGCACCCATGTCGGCGGATTCGACGACCTGGTCGCGGCGGATCGCTCGGGCCGCCTGGCGCACCTGATCGGCGAATGA
- a CDS encoding peroxiredoxin: MIEIGTQVPALSGTIQDGSALSLGQLRGRFVAIYFYPKDNTTGCTREAQDFRDLQPAFERRNCTILGVSRDSPASHRRFIEKQALPFALVADTDETWCRAFDVIHEKTLYGKRYLGIVRSTFLIGPDGTLVDAWRNVKVPGHAAAVLARLTDA, translated from the coding sequence ATGATCGAAATCGGCACGCAGGTTCCCGCGCTTTCCGGAACGATCCAGGACGGCTCGGCGCTTTCCCTCGGGCAGCTGCGCGGACGGTTCGTCGCGATCTACTTCTACCCCAAGGACAACACCACCGGCTGCACGCGTGAGGCACAGGACTTCCGCGACCTGCAGCCGGCCTTCGAGCGCCGCAACTGCACGATCCTCGGCGTATCGCGCGACTCGCCCGCCAGCCACCGGCGATTCATCGAGAAGCAGGCGCTGCCGTTCGCACTGGTGGCCGACACCGACGAGACCTGGTGCCGCGCGTTCGACGTGATCCACGAGAAGACGCTCTACGGCAAGCGCTACCTGGGCATCGTGCGCAGCACGTTCCTGATCGGCCCCGACGGGACGCTGGTGGACGCCTGGCGCAACGTCAAGGTCCCCGGGCACGCCGCCGCCGTCCTGGCGCGCCTGACCGACGCGTGA